One genomic region from Bactrocera tryoni isolate S06 chromosome 3, CSIRO_BtryS06_freeze2, whole genome shotgun sequence encodes:
- the LOC120772864 gene encoding uncharacterized protein LOC120772864 produces MKVVIVLLTLTAATMALTDFQITDFSTAHIITISKGLAKIQDVTFKLIHLINVELYEQFLAEVKQFMDKNTQTNSIFYSTLKQEIEQTKEAIKFIKPSGRKIRRSINILGTAWKYLAGTPDHDDFAALEYDTKQLNDNNNKQFLLNQALTERMNNLTVITDRLTNAITKDSYFNDELVISIQNRLRLVKEEIVNVRYAIQWAKL; encoded by the coding sequence ACTAACGCTTACAGCGGCAACAATGGCTCTGACCGACTTCCAAATTACAGACTTCTCAACAGCTCATATAATTACAATAAGCAAAGGACTGGCCAAAATACAAGACGTAACGTTTAAATTAATACACCTTATCAACGTCGAACTGTACGAACAATTTTTGGCAGAGGTAAAGCAATTCATGGACAAAAACACACAGACAAACAGTATATTTTACTCAActttaaaacaagaaatagaACAGACTAAAgaagcaattaaatttattaaaccaTCAGGTAGAAAAATTAGAAGATCAATTAACATCCTGGGTACGGCATGGAAATATTTAGCTGGAACCCCAGATCACGACGATTTTGCTGCATTAGAATACGACACAAAACAATTAaacgacaataacaataaacaatttctACTAAATCAAGCACTAACAGAACGTATGAATAACCTCACAGTAATTACGGACAGACTAACAAACGCAATAACAAAAGACAGCTACTTCAATGACGAACTAGTAATAAGTATTCAAAATAGATTACGTTTAGTTAAGGAAGAAATTGTAAACGTTAGATATGCCATCCAATGGGCAAAACTATAA